From Bos mutus isolate GX-2022 chromosome 5, NWIPB_WYAK_1.1, whole genome shotgun sequence, one genomic window encodes:
- the NANOG gene encoding homeobox protein NANOG isoform X1: protein MSVGPACPQSLLGPEASNSRESSPMPEESYVSLQTSSADTLDTDTVSPLPSSMDLLIQDSPDSSTSPRVKPLSPSVEESTEKEETVPVKKQKIRTVFSQTQLCVLNDRFQRQKYLSLQQMQELSNILNLSYKQVKTWFQNQRMKCKKWQKNNWPRNSNGMPQGPAMAEYPGFYSYHQGCLVNSPGNLPMWGNQTWNNPTWSNQSWNSQSWSNHSWNSQAWCPQAWNNQPWNNQFNNYMEEFLQPGIQLQQNSPVCDLEATLGTAGENYNVIQQTVKYFNSQQQITDLFPNYPLNIQPEDL, encoded by the exons ATGAGTGTGGGCCCAGCTTGTCCCCAAAGCCTGCTTGGCCCCGAAGCATCCAACTCTAGGGAATCTTCACCCATGCCTGAAGAAAGTTACGTGTCCTTGCAAACGTCATCTGCTGACACCCTCGACACGGACACTG tctctcctcttccctcctccatggATCTGCTTATTCAGGACAGTCCTGATTCTTCCACAAGCCCCAGAGTGAAACCACTGTCCCCGTCTGTGGAGGAGagcacagagaaggaagagacGGTCCCGGTCAAGAAACAAAAGATTAGAACTGTGTTCTCGCAGACCCAGCTGTGTGTGCTCAATGACAGATTTCAGAGGCAGAAATACCTCAGTCTCCAGCAAATGCAAGAACTTTCCAACATCTTGAACCTCAGCTACAAGCAG GTGAAGACCTGGTTCCAGAACCAGAGAATGAAATGCAAGAAATGGCAGAAAAACAACTGGCCGAGGAATAGCAATGGCATGCCTCAG gGGCCAGCAATGGCAGAATACCCAGGCTTCTATTCCTACCACCAGGGGTGTTTGGTGAACTCTCCTGGAAACCTGCCCATGTGGGGTAACCAGACCTGGAATAACCCCACGTGGAGCAACCAGAGCTGGAACAGTCAGTCTTGGAGCAACCACTCCTGGAACAGTCAGGCCTGGTGCCCCCAAGCCTGGAATAACCAGCCTTGGAACAATCAGTTCAACAACTACATGGAGGAATTCCTGCAGCCCGGGATCCAGCTCCAGCAGAATTCTCCCGTCTGTGATCTGGAGGCCACCCTGGGAACTGCTGGGGAAAATTATAACGTTATACAGCAAACTGTCAAGTATTTCAATTCCCAGCAGCAGATCACTGATTTATTCCCAAACTACCCTCTCAACATACAGCCTGAAGATTTGTAA
- the NANOG gene encoding homeobox protein NANOG isoform X2 — protein MSVGPACPQSLLGPEASNSRESSPMPEESYVSLQTSSADTLDTDTVSPLPSSMDLLIQDSPDSSTSPRVKPLSPSVEESTEKEETVPVKKQKIRTVFSQTQLCVLNDRFQRQKYLSLQQMQELSNILNLSYKQVKTWFQNQRMKCKKWQKNNWPRNSNGMPQGCLVNSPGNLPMWGNQTWNNPTWSNQSWNSQSWSNHSWNSQAWCPQAWNNQPWNNQFNNYMEEFLQPGIQLQQNSPVCDLEATLGTAGENYNVIQQTVKYFNSQQQITDLFPNYPLNIQPEDL, from the exons ATGAGTGTGGGCCCAGCTTGTCCCCAAAGCCTGCTTGGCCCCGAAGCATCCAACTCTAGGGAATCTTCACCCATGCCTGAAGAAAGTTACGTGTCCTTGCAAACGTCATCTGCTGACACCCTCGACACGGACACTG tctctcctcttccctcctccatggATCTGCTTATTCAGGACAGTCCTGATTCTTCCACAAGCCCCAGAGTGAAACCACTGTCCCCGTCTGTGGAGGAGagcacagagaaggaagagacGGTCCCGGTCAAGAAACAAAAGATTAGAACTGTGTTCTCGCAGACCCAGCTGTGTGTGCTCAATGACAGATTTCAGAGGCAGAAATACCTCAGTCTCCAGCAAATGCAAGAACTTTCCAACATCTTGAACCTCAGCTACAAGCAG GTGAAGACCTGGTTCCAGAACCAGAGAATGAAATGCAAGAAATGGCAGAAAAACAACTGGCCGAGGAATAGCAATGGCATGCCTCAG GGGTGTTTGGTGAACTCTCCTGGAAACCTGCCCATGTGGGGTAACCAGACCTGGAATAACCCCACGTGGAGCAACCAGAGCTGGAACAGTCAGTCTTGGAGCAACCACTCCTGGAACAGTCAGGCCTGGTGCCCCCAAGCCTGGAATAACCAGCCTTGGAACAATCAGTTCAACAACTACATGGAGGAATTCCTGCAGCCCGGGATCCAGCTCCAGCAGAATTCTCCCGTCTGTGATCTGGAGGCCACCCTGGGAACTGCTGGGGAAAATTATAACGTTATACAGCAAACTGTCAAGTATTTCAATTCCCAGCAGCAGATCACTGATTTATTCCCAAACTACCCTCTCAACATACAGCCTGAAGATTTGTAA